A genomic window from Coleofasciculus sp. FACHB-T130 includes:
- a CDS encoding DNA-directed RNA polymerase subunit gamma, with amino-acid sequence MRHQLEQRFDYVKIALASPKRIQDWGQRNLPNGQVVGEVTKPETINYRTLKPEMDGLFCERIFGPAKDWECHCGKYKRVRHRGIVCERCGVEVTESRVRRHRMGYIKLAAPVAHVWYLKGIPSYMSILLDMPLRDVEQIVYFNAYVVLSPGNAENLSYKQLLTEDQWLEIEEQLYSEDSTLQGVEVGIGAEALQRLLQDINLEAEAESQREEIANAKGQKRAKLIKRLRVIDNFIATGSKPEWMVLSVIPVIPPDLRPMVQLDGGRFATSDLNDLYRRVINRNNRLARLQEILAPEIIVRNEKRMLQEAVDALIDNGRRGRTVVGANNRPLKSLSDIIEGKQGRFRQNLLGKRVDYSGRSVIVVGPKLKIHQCGLPREMAIELFQPFVIHRLIRGGLVNNIKAAKKLIQRGDASVWDVLEEVIAGHPVMLNRAPTLHRLGIQAFEPILVEGRAIQLHPLVCPAFNADFDGDQMAVHVPLSLEAQAEARLLMLASNNILSPATGRPIVTPSQDMVLGCYYLTAENPAATKGAGGYFASLDDALLAYEQSAVDLHAYIWVRFDGIVENDKPDAEPEKVETLADGTVWTTYNFRRVRQDKEGNVLTQYIRTTPGRIIYNKTIQEALAI; translated from the coding sequence ATGAGACATCAGCTAGAACAGCGGTTTGACTACGTCAAAATTGCTCTGGCATCGCCAAAGCGAATTCAGGACTGGGGGCAAAGAAACCTGCCCAATGGTCAAGTGGTGGGTGAGGTTACGAAACCCGAAACGATCAATTACCGGACGCTCAAACCAGAAATGGATGGCCTTTTCTGCGAGCGCATTTTTGGCCCCGCAAAAGATTGGGAATGCCACTGCGGCAAGTACAAGCGGGTGCGCCACAGAGGTATTGTCTGCGAACGCTGCGGCGTAGAAGTGACAGAATCGCGGGTGCGTCGTCACCGTATGGGCTACATTAAGCTAGCGGCACCTGTGGCTCACGTTTGGTATCTCAAGGGCATTCCCAGCTATATGTCGATTCTGCTGGATATGCCCCTGCGGGATGTGGAGCAGATTGTCTATTTCAATGCGTATGTGGTACTCAGTCCTGGCAACGCGGAGAATCTCAGTTACAAGCAGTTGCTGACGGAAGATCAGTGGCTGGAAATTGAGGAGCAGCTCTATAGCGAAGATTCTACCCTGCAAGGTGTCGAGGTGGGAATTGGTGCTGAGGCGCTGCAACGTCTCTTGCAGGACATTAACTTGGAAGCAGAGGCTGAGTCCCAACGAGAGGAAATTGCCAATGCTAAGGGTCAGAAGCGGGCGAAACTGATTAAGCGCTTGAGAGTGATTGACAACTTCATCGCGACTGGTTCTAAGCCAGAGTGGATGGTGCTGTCGGTGATTCCGGTAATTCCGCCAGATTTGCGTCCAATGGTGCAGCTGGATGGCGGCAGATTTGCCACTTCTGACTTGAATGACTTGTATCGTCGGGTAATTAACCGCAACAACCGCTTAGCACGGCTCCAAGAAATCTTGGCACCGGAAATCATTGTTCGCAACGAGAAGCGGATGTTGCAAGAAGCAGTGGATGCGCTCATTGATAATGGTCGTCGGGGACGGACGGTAGTAGGTGCCAATAATCGGCCCCTGAAATCTCTGTCAGACATTATTGAAGGTAAGCAGGGACGCTTCCGGCAAAACCTGTTGGGTAAGCGAGTGGATTACTCCGGACGTTCTGTAATTGTGGTGGGACCAAAGCTAAAAATCCACCAATGCGGCTTGCCACGAGAAATGGCAATTGAGTTATTCCAACCGTTTGTAATTCACCGGCTGATTCGCGGCGGACTAGTCAATAATATCAAGGCAGCCAAGAAGCTGATTCAGCGCGGGGATGCCTCTGTGTGGGACGTGCTAGAGGAAGTAATTGCCGGACACCCGGTAATGCTAAACCGGGCACCAACGCTGCACCGTTTAGGGATTCAAGCGTTTGAGCCAATTCTGGTAGAAGGTCGAGCAATTCAGCTGCACCCACTGGTATGTCCGGCGTTCAACGCGGACTTCGATGGCGACCAGATGGCGGTTCACGTACCGCTTTCTTTGGAGGCTCAGGCAGAAGCGCGGTTACTGATGCTGGCTTCTAATAACATCCTCTCTCCAGCGACGGGCCGACCCATTGTAACGCCTAGCCAAGACATGGTATTAGGCTGCTATTACCTAACGGCAGAAAACCCAGCAGCGACCAAGGGTGCTGGAGGTTATTTCGCCAGCTTGGATGATGCGCTCTTAGCCTATGAGCAGTCTGCGGTAGATTTACACGCCTACATCTGGGTGCGCTTTGACGGGATAGTAGAGAATGATAAACCGGATGCGGAGCCGGAAAAGGTGGAAACCTTAGCTGATGGCACCGTCTGGACAACCTACAACTTCCGTCGAGTGCGGCAAGACAAGGAAGGAAACGTCTTGACCCAATACATTCGGACGACGCCCGGTCGAATTATCTACAATAAGACGATTCAAGAGGCATTGGCAATATAA
- the rpoB gene encoding DNA-directed RNA polymerase subunit beta, protein MTNQTSTPVAYMLPDLVEIQRASFRWFLEEGLIEELNSFSPITDYTGKLELHFLGKDYKLKRPKYDVDEAKRRDASYAVQMYVPTRLINKEDGTIKEQEVFIGDLPLMTDRGTFIINGAERVIVNQIVRSPGVYYKSETDKNGRRTYSASLIPNRGAWLKFETDKNDLVWVRIDKTRKLSAQVLLKSLGLSDSEIFDALRHPEYFQKTIEKEGQFSEEEALMELYRKLRPGEPPTVSGGQQLLESRFFDPKRYDLGRVGRYKLNKKLRLSVPDTVRVLTPTDILAAVDYLINLEYDIGITDDIDHLGNRRVRSVGELLQNQVRVGLNRLERIIRERMTVSDAETLTPASLVNPKPLVAAIKEFFGSSQLSQFMDQTNPLAELTHKRRLSALGPGGLTRERAGFAVRDIHPSHYGRICPIETPEGPNAGLIGSLATHARVNAYGFVETPFWKVENGRVLKEQAPVYMTADEEDDLQVAPGDIPMDVDGWILGESVAVRYRQDFTTTTPDMVDYVAVSPVQIISVATSLIPFLEHDDANRALMGSNMQRQAVPLLKPERPLVGTGLEAQAARDSGMVVVAKYDGEVTFVDATRIAVRSFDETGEPNGPQIEYELQKYQRSNQDTCLNQRPLVYEGDRIVAGQVLADGSATEGGELALGQNILVAYMPWEGYNYEDAILISERLVYDDVYTSIHIEKYEIEARQTKLGPEEITREIPNVGEDSLRSLDETGIIRIGAWVEAGDILVGKVTPKGESDQPPEEKLLRAIFGEKARDVRDNSLRVPNGEKGRVVDVRVFTREQGDELPPGANMVVRVYVAQKRKIQVGDKMAGRHGNKGIISRILPAEDMPYLPDGTPVDIVLNPLGVPSRMNVGQVFECLLGWAGENLNVRFKVIPFDEMHGAEKSRESVHGKLEEARKKTGKNWLFNPDEAGKLRVFDGRTGEAFDRPITVGKAYMLKLVHLVDDKIHARSTGPYSLVTQQPLGGKAQQGGQRFGEMEVWALEAFGAAYILQELLTVKSDDMQGRNEALNAIVKGKAIPRPGTPESFKVLMRELQSLCLDIAVHKVETTEDGTTGHVEVDLMADVSNRRTPTRPTYESLSREELEEDEV, encoded by the coding sequence ATGACTAATCAGACCTCCACTCCAGTTGCTTACATGTTGCCAGACCTGGTAGAAATTCAGCGAGCCAGCTTCCGCTGGTTCCTGGAAGAAGGTCTGATTGAGGAACTTAACAGCTTTTCGCCGATTACCGATTACACCGGCAAGCTGGAGTTGCACTTCTTGGGCAAAGACTACAAACTCAAGCGACCCAAGTACGATGTAGATGAAGCCAAGCGTCGGGATGCAAGCTATGCCGTACAAATGTACGTTCCGACGCGGCTCATTAATAAAGAAGACGGCACGATTAAAGAGCAAGAAGTCTTCATCGGCGATTTGCCCCTAATGACCGACCGAGGCACATTTATTATTAATGGTGCCGAGCGGGTGATCGTTAACCAAATCGTGCGAAGCCCCGGAGTTTATTACAAATCGGAAACCGACAAAAACGGACGCCGTACCTACTCAGCTTCTCTTATTCCCAACCGGGGTGCGTGGCTGAAGTTTGAAACCGATAAAAACGACTTAGTGTGGGTACGAATCGATAAGACGCGCAAACTGTCGGCACAGGTATTACTCAAGAGCTTGGGGCTTTCCGACTCTGAGATTTTTGATGCGTTGCGTCACCCAGAATATTTCCAGAAGACCATTGAGAAAGAAGGGCAGTTTTCCGAAGAAGAAGCGCTCATGGAGCTATATCGGAAACTACGACCCGGTGAACCACCAACGGTTTCTGGCGGACAGCAGTTGTTGGAATCGCGCTTCTTCGATCCGAAGCGTTACGACCTGGGTCGCGTTGGTCGCTATAAGCTGAACAAGAAGCTGCGGCTCTCCGTGCCGGATACAGTGCGCGTGCTGACCCCAACCGATATTCTGGCAGCGGTAGACTACTTGATCAACTTGGAATATGACATCGGGATTACCGATGATATCGACCACTTGGGGAACCGAAGAGTGCGCTCAGTAGGCGAACTATTGCAAAACCAAGTGCGCGTCGGCTTGAACCGCTTAGAGCGGATTATCCGGGAGCGGATGACCGTTTCGGATGCCGAAACCCTAACACCCGCTTCTTTGGTAAACCCGAAGCCTTTGGTAGCGGCGATTAAGGAGTTTTTCGGCTCCTCCCAGTTGTCCCAGTTTATGGATCAGACAAATCCCTTAGCGGAATTGACTCACAAGCGGCGACTCTCAGCGTTGGGTCCGGGAGGACTAACGCGGGAACGCGCAGGGTTCGCCGTGCGGGATATTCATCCGAGCCACTACGGGCGGATTTGCCCGATTGAGACGCCAGAAGGACCGAACGCTGGATTGATCGGCTCTTTGGCAACTCATGCGCGGGTAAATGCCTATGGATTTGTAGAGACGCCGTTCTGGAAAGTAGAAAACGGACGGGTACTCAAGGAACAAGCGCCGGTATATATGACGGCAGATGAGGAAGACGATCTGCAAGTCGCGCCAGGGGACATCCCGATGGATGTGGATGGATGGATCTTGGGAGAATCGGTAGCGGTGAGATATCGCCAAGATTTCACCACCACGACACCCGACATGGTGGATTATGTAGCGGTGTCGCCGGTGCAGATTATTTCGGTTGCCACATCGTTGATTCCCTTTTTGGAACACGACGATGCCAACCGAGCGTTGATGGGATCGAACATGCAGCGGCAGGCAGTGCCGTTATTGAAGCCAGAGCGACCCCTAGTCGGGACTGGCTTGGAAGCCCAGGCGGCGCGGGACTCCGGGATGGTCGTGGTTGCCAAATACGACGGGGAAGTCACCTTTGTGGATGCGACGCGGATCGCAGTGCGGAGTTTCGACGAAACCGGGGAACCCAACGGACCGCAGATCGAGTATGAGTTGCAGAAGTATCAGCGCTCAAACCAGGATACCTGCTTGAATCAGCGACCCTTAGTGTATGAGGGCGATCGCATCGTTGCCGGACAGGTACTTGCCGACGGTTCTGCTACCGAAGGGGGCGAACTGGCTTTGGGGCAGAATATCCTGGTAGCGTATATGCCTTGGGAAGGCTACAACTACGAGGACGCGATCTTAATCAGCGAACGGCTGGTTTACGACGATGTCTACACCAGCATCCACATTGAGAAGTACGAAATCGAGGCACGGCAAACCAAGCTAGGACCCGAAGAAATTACGCGGGAAATTCCTAACGTCGGGGAAGATAGCTTGCGAAGCCTGGATGAAACCGGGATTATCCGAATTGGAGCCTGGGTAGAAGCTGGGGACATTCTGGTAGGAAAGGTGACGCCCAAAGGGGAATCCGACCAGCCACCGGAAGAGAAACTGCTGCGGGCAATTTTCGGTGAAAAGGCGCGGGATGTACGGGACAACTCCCTGCGAGTGCCCAACGGAGAGAAAGGGCGCGTGGTAGACGTGCGCGTCTTCACCCGCGAACAGGGCGACGAACTGCCCCCCGGAGCGAACATGGTGGTGCGTGTCTACGTCGCGCAGAAGCGCAAAATCCAAGTGGGCGACAAGATGGCGGGACGGCACGGTAATAAGGGGATTATTTCCCGGATATTACCCGCCGAAGATATGCCCTACCTGCCAGATGGAACCCCCGTGGACATCGTGCTCAATCCACTCGGAGTACCCTCACGAATGAATGTGGGGCAGGTGTTTGAGTGCTTGCTGGGATGGGCTGGTGAGAACTTAAATGTCCGCTTCAAAGTGATTCCCTTCGACGAAATGCACGGAGCGGAAAAAAGCCGCGAGTCGGTGCATGGCAAGTTGGAGGAGGCGAGGAAGAAGACCGGGAAGAACTGGCTATTTAACCCTGATGAAGCCGGAAAGCTCCGAGTCTTTGATGGGCGTACTGGGGAAGCCTTTGACCGTCCGATTACCGTGGGCAAGGCGTATATGCTGAAGCTGGTACACCTGGTAGACGACAAGATCCACGCCCGTTCTACGGGACCCTACTCTTTGGTGACGCAGCAACCCTTGGGAGGCAAAGCGCAGCAGGGCGGACAGCGATTTGGCGAAATGGAAGTGTGGGCGCTGGAAGCTTTTGGCGCTGCCTACATTTTGCAGGAGTTGCTGACGGTGAAATCCGACGATATGCAGGGGCGGAACGAAGCGCTGAATGCGATCGTGAAAGGCAAGGCGATTCCGCGACCGGGAACACCAGAATCGTTCAAGGTGTTAATGCGAGAACTGCAATCTCTATGTTTAGATATTGCCGTCCATAAGGTGGAGACGACCGAGGACGGAACCACGGGACACGTAGAGGTTGACTTGATGGCGGATGTGTCAAATCGCCGGACGCCGACGCGACCCACCTATGAATCTCTCAGCCGCGAGGAACTGGAAGAAGACGAAGTTTAA
- a CDS encoding YchF/TatD family DNA exonuclease — MQLFDTHVHINFDLFQSDLEEIKARWREAGIVRLVHSCVEPTEFSSIQSLANRFPELYFAVGLHPLDTEKWASETAEQIRSLASSDQRVVAIGEMGLDFYKAEDRERQIEVLEAQLAIAQQLDLPVIIHCRDAAATMHELLQDFWKRTGPVRGVMHCWGGTPEEMQWFLDLGFYISISGIVTFKNATQVQESARRIPSDRLLIETDCPFLAPVPKRGKRNEPSYVRYVAECVAHLRGVSLATLATQTTQNACNLFRLSVPQPCAAI, encoded by the coding sequence ATACAGTTGTTCGATACCCACGTCCATATAAACTTCGATCTCTTCCAGTCCGATCTGGAAGAAATTAAAGCTCGGTGGCGCGAAGCGGGGATCGTTCGGCTAGTGCATTCGTGCGTGGAACCTACGGAGTTTTCAAGCATTCAATCACTGGCAAACCGATTTCCAGAACTTTACTTCGCCGTGGGGTTACATCCCCTCGATACCGAGAAGTGGGCATCAGAAACTGCCGAACAAATTCGTTCGCTGGCGAGTTCTGACCAGCGAGTGGTAGCAATTGGCGAAATGGGTCTGGATTTTTATAAAGCGGAAGATAGGGAGCGGCAAATAGAAGTATTAGAAGCACAGCTAGCGATCGCGCAGCAACTTGATTTGCCTGTAATTATTCATTGCCGAGATGCTGCTGCGACCATGCACGAACTGTTGCAAGATTTCTGGAAGCGCACGGGTCCTGTGCGGGGCGTCATGCACTGCTGGGGGGGTACTCCGGAAGAAATGCAATGGTTCTTGGATTTGGGTTTCTATATTAGTATCAGCGGCATCGTAACGTTTAAAAACGCCACTCAAGTTCAGGAATCGGCCAGGAGAATCCCCAGCGATCGCCTCCTAATTGAAACCGACTGCCCCTTCCTCGCACCCGTTCCCAAGCGTGGCAAACGTAACGAACCTTCCTACGTCCGATATGTCGCAGAGTGTGTTGCCCATCTGAGGGGGGTCTCTTTAGCGACTCTAGCCACGCAAACCACCCAGAATGCCTGTAATCTGTTTCGACTTTCCGTACCTCAGCCTTGTGCTGCGATTTAA